GGCGTTCATCGGGCTGGGCGGGTATGCGCTGGTCGCGTTCGTCAACCACCTCGGCGTCAACCCGTTCTTGGCCGTGCCGCTGGCGGGTATCGTCGCCGCACTGCTCGCGATCCCGACCTCGTACGTGGTCTTTCGCTTGAAAGGCGCGTACTTCGCGATCGGAACCTGGGCGGTGGCCGAGAGCTACCGACTGATCTTGGCCAACGTGCAGCTGTTCGGCGGCGGTTCCGGCGAGAGCCTGACCGCGCTGGTCGCGATCCCGCTGGCCGTCCGCGAAATCGTCACCTACGAGATGGCCGTGGTGCTCGGCGTCGCCGCCGTCGGCGGCGTCTATTGGCTGGTGCGTTCGCGACTGGGTCTGGCGCTGACGGCGATACGCGACAGCGAACGCGCCGCGGCCAGCGCCGGCGTCGACGTGCGGCGCACGACCCTGACGATCTACGCGATCGCCGCGCTCGGCGCCGGGCTGGCCGGCGCGTTGTACTTCCTCGAACAGTTGCGCATCACGCCCGACGCCGCGTTCGGCATGAGCTGGATCCCGCTGATGTTCTTCGCCGTCGTGATCGGCGGGCTGGGCACGATCGAGGGGCCGATCGTCGGGACGCTGCTCTACTTCGTCTTGCGCCAGGAATTCAGCGACTCGGGGGCCTGGTATCTGGTGGGCCTGGGGGTGCTCTCGATCCTGGTCATGCTGCTCGCGCCCGAGGGTCTGTGGGGGTTGGTCGCGCGGCGGTGGAACTTGCACTTGTTCCCGGTCCGCCGGCGGCTCGACGTCGCCGGCGAGACAGGGACCGCCAATGGAGAGCTGCACGCATGACGACCGACACGCCGGTGCTCCCGGTTACCGAATCCGCCCTGGCCCGTGCCGGGATGACGCCTGATCCGCGCTTGCGCGAGATCATGACCTCGCTGATCGGGCACCTCCACGCCTTCGTGACGGAAGTGAAGCTGACGCCCGACGAGTGGACGGCGGCGATCTCGTTCCTCACCCGCACCGGGCACGCGTGCACCGACCTGCGCCAAGAGTTCATCCTGCTCTCCGACACGCTGGGCGTCTCGGTGCTCGTCGACGAGATGGCCAATCCCAAACCCCCGCCGGCGACGCCCAGCTCGGTGCTCGGCCCGTTCTACACCCACGATGCGCCCGAGATCGCGCACGGCGACACGATCGCGCGCAGCGGTAAAGGCGAGCTGACGTACGTGCGCGGGACCGTGCGCGACATGCAAGGCAAGCCGATCCCGGGCGCGCTGGTCGAAGCGTGGGAGACCGACGGCGAGGGCACCTACGACACGCAATACGCGGTCCGCGAAGCGCCCGACTATCGCGGTTACCTGCATACCGGACCCGACGGCAGGTACGCGTTCTACGCGGTCAAGCCGGTCAGCTATTCCGTTCCGACCGATGGCCCCGTCGGCGAGATGCTGCGCGCCGCCGGCCGGCTCTCGATGCGGCCCGCACATCTCCATCTCAAGGTTTCCGCCGCCGGATACGAACCGCTGACGACCTCGGCGTACACGGCGGGCGATCCCTACATCGACGCCGATGCGGTCTACGGCGTCAAGCCGGAGCTGATCAGGACCTACGAGCCCTACAAGCCCGAAGCACACGGCGCGCTCGATCCCGCGCCGCAGTGGGTGCTCGACTTCGACATCGTGCTGCCGGCGGCGTGAGCGACTGGCGGAGCCTGCGCTTCGCCCCCGCGCCGGGTACGCGGCTGTGTGCGCTCGACGAGATCACGCCGACCGGTCTGGAGGTCGTCTTCGGTGAAGGCAAGGACGCATTTCGCGTCGCCGTCTTCAACACGCCGGCCGGCGTGCGCGCGTACCTGAACCGCTGTCCACACTTCGGCATCCCGCTCAACGTCAAGCCGACCTTCACGCTGCACCGTGACCAGGTGCTCTGCGTGAGTCACTTCGCGCTGTTCCGTCTCGTCGACGGATTTTGTGTGGAAGGCCCTTGCATGGGTGCCGGCCTGGAGCCGATTCCACTGCGAGTCGCCGGGGACGGATTGGTGATCGCGTAGGCGAACAGCGCTCGATGGCCACTCCCGAGGGGAAGGTGGGGGCGAGCGCGCCGGCGGTCAGCGGCAGTGCCTGGGCGGTGCTCCGCGAGCGGCCGTTTCGGGCGCTCTGGCTGGCGGACTTCATCAACAATCTCGGGTTCTTCGCGCAGGCGGTCGGCGCCGGTTGGTTGATGACGTCCCTGACGTCGGATGCGCACGTGATCGCGCTCGTGCAGACGGCGACCTCGCTGCCGCTGTTCGTCTTGGCGATCCCCGCCGGCATCTTGGCGGATCTCGTGGACCGGCGACGGCTGATCCGCGATGCGAACATCTTGCTCACGCTGGTCGCCGCCGCGCTCGCGGCGCTGACGTTCGCGGGGCACGCGTCGGTGTTCGCGCTGCTGGCCTTCACCTTCGTGCTGGGGGCGATCGACGCGCTGCAAGAGCCGGCGTGGGGCGCGCTCATTCCGGAGGTCGTCTCGGCGCGCGCGCTGCCGTCGGCGATCGCGCTCAACGGAATCGGCTTCAACCTGACCCGCGTGCTAGGGCCGCCGATCGCCGGTTTCCTGGTCGCCGTTACCGGGCCGGCCGCCGCGTTCGCGATCAACGCCGCCTCGTTCGTGCCGACCATCGCGGTGATGCGGCCGCGTGCCGGATGGCGGTGGCCGACCCGTACGGCGTTCGCCGACGGGTTCGCCAAGACGTGGTCGGTCGCGCGAACGTCGGTGGGCGTGCGGCGCGTCCTGGCCCGCAACGCGGCGTTCTCGACGTGCTCGAGCGTCTTGTTCGCGCTCATGCCGTTGCTCGTGCGCGAGCACTTCCACGGTTCGGCGGTGCAGCTCGGCGTACTGCTCGGCGCGCTCGGCGCGGGCAGCGTCACGATCGCACAATTCTTCGGCGAGGTCCGCACGCGTCTGGGGATCGAAGGGGCGGTCTTCATCGGGACGGTGACCCTGGGCGCGTGCGTGATCGTCGCCGGCTGCACGCCGTGGTTTCCGCTCGCCGTCGTCGCGCTGTTCGTCGCCGGTTTCGGCTGGCTCACGGTGCTCTCGACGCTCAACACCTCGATCCAGTTCGCCGTCGACCCGCAGCATCGCGCGGCCGGGTTCGCACTGTACCTGGTGACGTCGCAGGGCATCAACGCGGTCGGTGCGGCGTTGTGGGGCATCGTCGCGTCGGCGGGCGGCGTCGGCACGGCGTTCGTCGCGGCCGGTGCGCTGTTCATCATCCTGGGCGCGGCGACGCGTCGCATCCCGCTCCCTTGGTCGCAGTGAGTGCAGTCGGCGCAAACGCGTTTCACGCTTGCCCGTTGGCTATGACGTGGACGACGCGCACACCAGAGTCAGCTCCTTGTTGAGCGCGTTCGCGATGTGGTACCGTAGGCGCCCCACTATCTCGTTTGGTGCCGACGCGCATCGTGAAAGGCGTATTGTCGATGAGTACCATCACCGTGAAAGATGGCACAGAGATCTACTATAAGGACTGGGGTACCGGTCAGCCGATCGTGTTCAGCCACGGTTGGCCGCTCAACGCCGACGCCTGGGAAGACCAAATGTTCTTCCTCGCGCATAACGGATATCGGTGCGTCGCGCACGACCGGCGCGGTCATGGCCGCTCGAGTCAGCCGCTCACCGGGAACGACATGGACACCTACGCCGACGATCTCGCCGAGCTCGTCGCGCACCTCGACTTGCGAGACGCCATCCACGTCGGGCACTCGACCGGCGGTGGCGAAGTCGCGCGCTACATCGCGCGCCACGGGCTTTCACGAGTCGCCAAGGCGGTGCTGATCTCCTCGGTGCCCCCGATCTTGCTCAAATCGGCAAGCAACCCCGACGGCGTACCGATCGAGGTCTTCGACGGGATGCGCAAGAGCGTCCACGACGACCGCGCCCAGTTCTTCACGGACCTGAGCCTTCCGTTCTACGGCTTCAACCGACCGGGCGCAAAGGTCTCCCAGGGTCTGCGCGACTCGTTCTTCCTCGCGGGGATGCTGGCCGGGATGCCGGGGGCCTACGACTGCATCAAGGCCTTCTCGGAGACCGACCAGACCGAAGACCTCAAGATGATGACGATCCCGACCCTCGTCATCCAAGGCGACGACGATCAGATCGTCCCCATCGCGCTGGCCTCCGAGCGTCAAGCAAAGCTCATCCCCAACGCCGAGCTGCACCTCTACAAGGGCGCGCCCCACGGCCTCCCTTCGACGCACAAAGACAAGCTGAACGAAGACCTCTTGGCGTTCGTCAGCGGCAAAGTTCCCGCCGCCGTCTAACCGCGCACGTTCACACCCGCCGCGTCAACGCTGACGCGGCGGGTACTCGTAAAGCCGCAGCAATCTCCTTGAAGCCTACGCAATCCGTGTCGCAGGCTTCGACTTCAGCACTTCGTTCAAGAACTTTCCCTTCGAGGTGCTTGGGCTCTTGAAGTCTTCCCATTCAGCAGGAGAACAAGCCGCGTAGGCCCATTCAGCTCCTGAATGGAATCGGACGTAAATGGTTTCTGCGTTCTCATCATACGCAAACGAGACGAGCGCAGAGGATTCGGCGTCGATCCAATCTGGTGTCACTGGGCTCTCTTTTCTGGCGCGCCGCGCCACTCCGCGATGGCATCGGCAAGCGCTAGTGCCTTCGTGCCCGATCTCCAAGGAGAGAGCGGAGGGTCTTCAGCTTGCGGCCGTGGGTTCGGAGCGTCGATCAGGCTCCTAGCTGGTATCGTTGTCGCTTCGCCGGAAACGATTGCTTCGCCAGTGCGAAGCGATGGCAGCGCATCAGCTAGACCTTGAAGAGAGTCCGGCAGAGCTTTCTTAACGCAACTCTGATCTGCGCCGTTGGTGAGCCTCAGTGCGACAACCGTTCCGACTTGTGACAGCGCGGTTTCTGGGAGCTCAGAAGGTCGTTGAGAGATGAGCATGATTCCAAGGCCATACTTGCGCCCTTCCCTTGCTATTCTGTTAACAGATGTCTTGGCGTTCTGTGTATCTTTAGAATCGCCCAAATATCGATGT
The Candidatus Sulfotelmatobacter sp. genome window above contains:
- a CDS encoding branched-chain amino acid ABC transporter permease, whose amino-acid sequence is MSATPATSAGFAVRRTTGTARIALVVGVLVVAALAALPLAGNAEAMRLVVEFICVLTIAQMWNFLAGYGGIVSIGQQAFIGLGGYALVAFVNHLGVNPFLAVPLAGIVAALLAIPTSYVVFRLKGAYFAIGTWAVAESYRLILANVQLFGGGSGESLTALVAIPLAVREIVTYEMAVVLGVAAVGGVYWLVRSRLGLALTAIRDSERAAASAGVDVRRTTLTIYAIAALGAGLAGALYFLEQLRITPDAAFGMSWIPLMFFAVVIGGLGTIEGPIVGTLLYFVLRQEFSDSGAWYLVGLGVLSILVMLLAPEGLWGLVARRWNLHLFPVRRRLDVAGETGTANGELHA
- a CDS encoding dioxygenase → MTTDTPVLPVTESALARAGMTPDPRLREIMTSLIGHLHAFVTEVKLTPDEWTAAISFLTRTGHACTDLRQEFILLSDTLGVSVLVDEMANPKPPPATPSSVLGPFYTHDAPEIAHGDTIARSGKGELTYVRGTVRDMQGKPIPGALVEAWETDGEGTYDTQYAVREAPDYRGYLHTGPDGRYAFYAVKPVSYSVPTDGPVGEMLRAAGRLSMRPAHLHLKVSAAGYEPLTTSAYTAGDPYIDADAVYGVKPELIRTYEPYKPEAHGALDPAPQWVLDFDIVLPAA
- a CDS encoding Rieske 2Fe-2S domain-containing protein; translation: MSDWRSLRFAPAPGTRLCALDEITPTGLEVVFGEGKDAFRVAVFNTPAGVRAYLNRCPHFGIPLNVKPTFTLHRDQVLCVSHFALFRLVDGFCVEGPCMGAGLEPIPLRVAGDGLVIA
- a CDS encoding MFS transporter; amino-acid sequence: MATPEGKVGASAPAVSGSAWAVLRERPFRALWLADFINNLGFFAQAVGAGWLMTSLTSDAHVIALVQTATSLPLFVLAIPAGILADLVDRRRLIRDANILLTLVAAALAALTFAGHASVFALLAFTFVLGAIDALQEPAWGALIPEVVSARALPSAIALNGIGFNLTRVLGPPIAGFLVAVTGPAAAFAINAASFVPTIAVMRPRAGWRWPTRTAFADGFAKTWSVARTSVGVRRVLARNAAFSTCSSVLFALMPLLVREHFHGSAVQLGVLLGALGAGSVTIAQFFGEVRTRLGIEGAVFIGTVTLGACVIVAGCTPWFPLAVVALFVAGFGWLTVLSTLNTSIQFAVDPQHRAAGFALYLVTSQGINAVGAALWGIVASAGGVGTAFVAAGALFIILGAATRRIPLPWSQ
- a CDS encoding alpha/beta hydrolase, coding for MKDGTEIYYKDWGTGQPIVFSHGWPLNADAWEDQMFFLAHNGYRCVAHDRRGHGRSSQPLTGNDMDTYADDLAELVAHLDLRDAIHVGHSTGGGEVARYIARHGLSRVAKAVLISSVPPILLKSASNPDGVPIEVFDGMRKSVHDDRAQFFTDLSLPFYGFNRPGAKVSQGLRDSFFLAGMLAGMPGAYDCIKAFSETDQTEDLKMMTIPTLVIQGDDDQIVPIALASERQAKLIPNAELHLYKGAPHGLPSTHKDKLNEDLLAFVSGKVPAAV